A single window of Vigna radiata var. radiata cultivar VC1973A chromosome 4, Vradiata_ver6, whole genome shotgun sequence DNA harbors:
- the LOC106759316 gene encoding transcription factor MYB48 has translation MVQQEVRKGPWTEQEDFKLVSFVGLFGDRRWDFIAKVSGLNRTGKSCRLRWVNYLHPGLKRGKMTPQEERLVLELHSKWGNRWSRIARKLPGRTDNEIKNYWRTLMRKKAQDKKRGEAASSTPTKPSSSVHSSISVSSKKHEVDPHGSKKAGEESFYDTGGASTQDEGEGEGEGEFSMDDIWKDIDMSEENNNSFVYGESEEGCNLSCPSASSSWEYCYENLRVMMDEESLFCPMSEPYFYALNG, from the exons ATGGTTCAACAGGAAGTGCGTAAAGGTCCATGGACAGAACAGGAAGACTTCAAATTGGTGTCGTTTGTTGGCTTGTTTGGAGACCGTAGATGGGACTTTATTGCTAAGGTATCAG GTTTGAATAGAACAGGTAAAAGTTGCAGATTACGGTGGGTTAATTACCTTCATCCTGGTCTCAAACGTGGAAAGATGACACCCCAGGAAGAAAGACTCGTGCTTGAGCTTCATTCAAAATGGGGAAATAG GTGGTCAAGAATCGCTCGCAAGTTACCAGGGCGCACTGACAACGAGATCAAGAACTACTGGAGGACTCTGATGAGGAAAAAGGCTCAGGACAAAAAAAGAGGAGAAGCTGCATCATCTACACCAACAAAACCTTCTTCCAGTGTTCATTCCTCAATATCAGTATCCTCAAAGAAGCATGAAGTGGATCCACACGGTTCAAAAAAGGCAGGAGAAGAGAGCTTTTATGACACAGGAGGAGCTTCAACCCAAGATGAAGGTGAAGGTGAAGGTGAAGGTGAGTTCTCAATGGATGATATATGGAAAGATATAGACATGTCAGAAGAGAACAACAACAGTTTTGTTTATGGAGAGAGTGAAGAGGGTTGCAACTTGTCTTGCCCATCTGCATCATCATCGTGGGAGTATTGTTATGAGAATCTGAGGGTGATGATGGATGAGGAAAGTTTGTTTTGCCCCATGAGTGAACCATATTTTTATGCATTAAACGGCTAA
- the LOC106758577 gene encoding aquaporin TIP1-3, with protein MPISRIAVGNSSELTHVDALKAALAEFISMLIFVFAGEGSGMAFNKLTNNGSATPAGLVAASLSHAFALFVAVSVGANISGGHVNPAVTFGAFVGGHITLFRSILYWIAQLLGSVVACLLLKFATGGMETSAFALSSGVGAGNALVFEIVMTFGLVYTVYATAVDPKKGDIGIIAPIAIGFIVGANILAGGAFDGASMNPAVSFGPAVVSWTWANHWVYWVGPFAGAAIAAVVYEILFISQNTHEQLPVTDY; from the exons atgccGATTTCTAGAATTGCCGTTGGAAATTCTTCCGAGTTGACCCATGTGGACGCGCTTAAGGCTGCTCTTGCCGAGTTCATCTCAATGCTCATTTTCGTTTTCGCAGGGGAAGGTTCTGGCATGGCTTTTA ATAAGCTGACAAACAATGGTTCGGCAACACCAGCAGGGTTAGTGGCAGCGTCACTGTCACATGCATTTGCACTTTTTGTTGCTGTCTCAGTTGGTGCAAACATTTCTGGTGGTCATGTGAATCCTGCTGTCACTTTCGGTGCCTTTGTTGGAGGCCACATTACTCTCTTCAGAAGCATTTTATACTGGATAGCTCAGTTGCTTGGCTCTGTGGTTGCTTGTTTGCTCCTTAAATTTGCCACTGGTGGAATG GAAACATCTGCATTTGCACTTTCTTCCGGTGTTGGAGCAGGGAACGCTCTGGTGTTTGAAATTGTGATGACTTTTGGGTTGGTTTACACGGTGTACGCAACTGCAGTGGATCCAAAGAAGGGTGACATTGGCATAATTGCTCCAATTGCAATTGGTTTCATAGTTGGTGCTAACATCTTAGCTGGTGGTGCTTTTGACGGTGCATCCATGAACCCTGCTGTATCTTTTGGGCCTGCTGTTGTCAGTTGGACTTGGGCTAACCATTGGGTTTATTGGGTCGGCCCATTTGCCGGTGCTGCCATTGCTGCTGTTGTCTACGAGATTTTGTTCATCAGCCAAAACACTCATGAACAGCTCCCCGTCACTGATTATTAA
- the LOC106758711 gene encoding uncharacterized protein LOC106758711 gives MRLFDPWPVFFKREWKRNWPFLVGFAVTGAVITKFSLGLTEEDAKKSKFVQAHKR, from the exons ATGCGTCTGTTCGATCCTTGGCCTGTTTTCTTCAAGCGGGAATGGAAGCGAAATTGGCCCTTCCTGGTCGGATTCGCCGTCACCGGAGCTGTGATCACCAAATTTTCTCTTGGCCTAACTG AGGAGGACGCCAAAAAGTCAAAATTCGTCCAGGCACACAAGAGGTAA
- the LOC106758976 gene encoding uncharacterized protein LOC106758976 translates to MEDPFASILNFHESCDGLRQNLLATTLELETMKNANRELMNHLKMACKERDEARQELQKLFKKLTPPTLVEIPSSMMIPTPTKSSITESNSPSHVSSPVDSLLEAASPREFPNMIVDSHNNMAYHLQQPLVTRVSQKRTCDVGDEVIEHLAKKRTLPQKGMLLKAVVDAGPLLKTLLVAGPLPTWRNPPSSQTIETPCLNVQDFGCSNVNNFNLLQKPTLAFASSRSLQPSVLNVSAVNNSALQMSSNTSCKNLAPSRIPQSHQYLL, encoded by the exons ATGGAAGATCCCTTTGCTTCCATTCTCAATTTTCATGAG AGTTGCGATGGGTTGAGGCAAAATCTCTTGGCCACCACACTGGAACTGGAGACGATGAAGAACGCGAACAGAGAACTTATGAATCACTTGAAGATGGCTTGCAAAGAGAGGGACGAAGCAAGACAAGAACTTCAAAAACTGTTCAAAAAACTAACACCCCCCACTCTGGTTGAAATCCCTTCCTCCATGATGATTCCAACACCAACCAAATCCAGCATCACAGAATCCAACAGCCCCTCGCACGTTTCCTCCCCCGTAGATTCCCTTCTCGAGGCAGCTTCTCCTCGGGAGTTCCCCAACATGATTGTCGACTCACACAACAACATGGCTTATCATCTCCAACAACCTTTGGTTACGAGGGTGTCCCAGAAGCGCACGTGCGATGTTGGGGACGAAGTGATCGAACACCTTGCCAAGAAAAGAACGTTGCCCCAAAAGGGTATGCTCCTTAAGGCTGTGGTCGATGCGGGTCCCTTGCTTAAGACACTCCTTGTTGCGGGCCCACTTCCCACGTGGCGCAACCCCCCTTCTTCGCAGACCATAGAGACTCCATGCCTCAATGTTCAAGACTTTGGTTGCAGCAATGTTAATAACTTCAATTTACTGCAGAAACCAACGCTTGCATTTGCATCTTCTCGTTCTTTGCAGCCTTCTGTGTTGAATGTTTCTGCTGTGAACAACAGTGCCTTGCAGATGAGTTCAAATACTTCTTGCAAGAATCTCGCCCCGTCGAGGATTCCACAGAGCCATCAGTATCTTCTATGA
- the LOC106758587 gene encoding 60S ribosomal protein L23A: MGYDPNHFIGSPYICWNQTLNLRLALLLSRRVFEDLRTRVFPLSRLMAPKADSSKKADPKAQALKTAKAVKSGATFKKKAKKIRTSVTFHRPKTLKKDRNPKYPRISAPPRNKLDHYQILKYPLTTESAMKKIEDNNTLVFIVDLRADKKKIKDAVKKMYDIQAKKVNTLIRPDGTKKAYVRLTPDYDALDVANKIGII; encoded by the exons ATGGGTTACGATCCAAACCATTTCATAGGTAGCCCGTATATATGTTGGAACCAAACCCTAAATCTAAGGTTGGCACTGCTTCTCAGTCGCAG GGTTTTCGAAGATTTAAGAACTAGGGTTTTTCCCCTTTCGCGACTCATGGCTCCCAAAg CTGATAGTTCAAAGAAGGCCGATCCTAAGGCACAAGCCTTGAAAACTGCCAAAGCAGTTAAGTCAGGTGCTACATTCAAGAAGAAGGCCAAAAAGATCCGAACTTCTGTTACCTTCCATCGGCCAAAGACTTTAAAAAAGGATAGGAACCCCAAATACCCACGCATTAGTGCTCCACCCCGTAATAAGCTTGATCACTATCAGATACTGAAGTATCCTCTAACAACCGAGTCCGCAATGAAGAAGATTGAAGATAACAACACTTTGGTATTCATTGTTGACCTGCGCGCTGACAAGAAGAAGATCAAGGACGCAGTGAAGAAGATGTACGATATTCAGGCCAAGAAGGTTAATACCTTGATTAG GCCTGATGGGACTAAGAAGGCTTATGTCAGATTGACACCTGACTATGATGCCCTGGACGTGGCCAACAAGATTGGAATTATCTAA
- the LOC106758172 gene encoding monofunctional riboflavin biosynthesis protein RIBA 3, chloroplastic, whose protein sequence is MDSASFPHPLISHVTTSSSLHRSYCIHQSARLGLWKNKVWNSACCAVGFSADGTEDVFDDSNLKRNENGSLLGALNNEPSLAPFRTLDAEITPETTDFFVSDAEGDPDCPSKGYSSIEHALNALRQGKFVIVVDDENGDCEGNLIMAASLTSPDDIAFMIKHGSGIVSVGMKEEDLQRLNLPLMSPETEAEDSSAPTFTITVDVKYGTSTGVSAADRAKTVVALSSPESKSEDFRKPGHVFPLKYRNGGVLRRAGHTEASVDLVALAGLPPVSVLSALVDENDGSVASLASLRKLALKHTLPIVSITDLIRYRRKREKLVERTSVSRLPTKWGLFQTYCYSSKLDGTEHVAVVKGDIGDGQDVLVRVHSECLTGDIFGSARCDCGNQLDLAMRLIEEASRGVVVYLRGHEGRGIGLGHKLKAYNLQDQGHDTVQANIELGLAVDAREYGIGAQILRDIGVRTMRLMTNNPAKFVGLKGYGLAVVGRVPVMTPITEENKRYLETKRTKMGHIYGSDLHGFNDSIVNNVDSLENT, encoded by the exons ATGGACTCTGCCTCATTCCCACATCCTCTGATTTCCCACGTCACCACTAGTTCAAG CTTGCATCGCTCCTACTGTATTCATCAGAGTGCAAGACTTGGCCTATGGAAGAACAAGGTGTGGAACTCAGCATGTTGTGCTGTTGGTTTTTCTGCAGATGGAACAGAAGATGTGTTTGACGATAGCAATTTGAAGAGAAACGAGAACGGTTCCCTCTTAGGTGCGTTAAATAACGAGCCTTCTTTGGCACCATTCAGAACGTTAGACGCTGAAATAACACCCGAGACCACTGATTTCTTTGTCAGTGATGCCGAAGGTGATCCAGATTGTCCCTCTAAAGGCTACTCTTCCATTGAACATGCGCTTAATGCATTACGCCAAGGAAAG TTTGTGATTGTGGTAGACGATGAAAACGGCGATTGTGAAGGAAATCTTATAATGGCAGCATCTCTTACTAGTCCCGATGATATTGCCTTTATGATTAAGCACGGATCAGGGATTGTTTCAGTTGGCATGAAAGAGGAGGATCTTCAAAGACTGAACCTCCCTCTCATGTCACCAGAGACTGAAGCCGAAGATTCTTCTGCTCCCACCTTCACTATCACAGTG GATGTGAAATATGGAACTTCCACTGGTGTATCAGCTGCTGATAGGGCGAAAACAGTTGTTGCTCTGTCATCTCCCGAGTCCAAATCAGAAGATTTCAGAAAACCAGGTCATGTGTTTCCTCTTAAGTACCGAAATGGTGGGGTTCTTAGAAGGGCAGGTCACACTGAGGCTTCAGTCGATTTGGTTGCACTGGCTGGCTTGCCCCCAGTTTCTGTTCTTTCAGCTCTTGTTGATGAAAACGACGGCTCTGTGGCATCTTTGGCCAGTTTAAGAAAGTTAGCTCTGAAACACACTTTGCCAATTGTCTCAATAACTGATTTGATAAG GTATcggagaaagagagaaaaattggtTGAAAGAACTTCTGTTTCTCGCCTACCTACAAAATGGGGTCTATTTCAAACATATTGTTACAGCTCAAAGTTGGATGGAACTGAACATGTTGCTGTTGTAAAG GGAGACATAGGAGATGGTCAAGATGTTCTGGTTCGAGTACATTCAGAATGTTTAACTGGTGACATATTTGGATCAGCTCGGTGTGACTGTGGGAACCAGTTAGATTTGGCAATGCGGTTGATAGAAGAAGCAAGTAGAGGAGTGGTTGTGTATCTTCGAGGTCATGAAGGAAGAGGCATTGGACTTGGTCACAAACTTAAAGCCTATAATTTGCAGGATCAGGGTCATGACACGGTCCAGGCAAACATAGAACTTGGTTTAGCTGTTGATGCTCGTGAGTATGGGATTGGTGCACAG ATTTTGAGGGATATAGGAGTTAGAACTATGAGACTTATGACGAACAACCCTGCAAAGTTCGTTGGTCTGAAAGGATATGGTTTGGCAGTGGTGGGACGTGTTCCTGTGATGACGCCAATCACTGAGGAAAACAAACGATACCTGGAAACGAAAAGGACCAAAATGGGTCATATTTATGGGTCTGATTTACATGGATTCAATGATTCTATTGTAAATAATGTAGATTCATTGGAGAATACATAA